A portion of the Tachysurus vachellii isolate PV-2020 chromosome 14, HZAU_Pvac_v1, whole genome shotgun sequence genome contains these proteins:
- the slc9a1b gene encoding sodium/hydrogen exchanger 1b, whose translation MHALLHAVILLCVLGSVPGAVINSSVAGESARTFPVLTVNYERVRKPFEVCLWILLASLMKLGFHVIPGFSRFVPESCVLIMVGLIVGVLIKLMDETLPVLDTELFFLCLLPPIILDAGYFLPLRLFGENMGSILALAVLGTLWNSVFVGVVLYGVCKVIGVQMGGVNLLSCLLFGSISSAVDPVAVLAVFEEIHINELLHILVFGESLLNDAVTVVLYHLLEEFAGRDKVEFSDALLGVLSFLVVALGGIIVGVVYGIMAAVTSRFTTHSRVIEPLFVFLYSYLAYLSSEVFHLSGIVALIACGVVMRPYVEANISHKSYITIKYFLKMWSSVSETLIFIFLGVSTVAGPHHWNFVFIIFTIILCLISRILGVVGLSFIMNKFRMVKLTGKDQFIVAYGGLRGAIAFSLAFLLSSEHFPMKNMFLTSIITLIFFTVFVQGMTIRPLVELLAVKKKGHTKFTINEEIHTQFLDHVLIGIECICGIYGHLHWKDKLTRFNKHYMRKWLISGDRSKEPQLISFYNKLEIKQALQVAESGTAARLKPSLPPAASLLNVQSERKNKMKITKEQEAAIRNILRANLQKPQQRMRSYSRHTLLLEEEKVEWREVWLHRQRAQMERRMSHYLTVPAKRSSPPMRRANHIFNEPSRTAVDDITISTELCSTSTDFEVQKPQNIINQEVSKIEEEDEDDYDSSHECIAPGVKEHKT comes from the exons ATGCACGCGCTCCTGCACGCCGTTATTTTGCTCTGTGTGCTCGGTTCTGTTCCCGGTGCTGTAATTAATTCCTCGGTGGCCGGTGAGTCCGCGCGCACTTTCCCGGTGCTCACCGTGAACTATGAGCGCGTGCGTAAACCGTTCGAAGTGTGTCTGTGGATCCTGTTGGCCTCCTTAATGAAGCTCG GGTTCCATGTCATCCCTGGGTTCTCACGATTTGTCCCTGAGAGCTGTGTGCTGATCATGGTTGGTCTGATAGTTGGAGTTCTCATTAAGCTCATGGATGAAACACTTCCTGTTTTGGACACCGAGCTTTTTTTCCTGTGTCTCCTTCCCCCTATCATACTGGATGCTGGATATTTCCTCCCTCTGCGCCTCTTTGGTGAGAACATGGGCTCCATCTTGGCACTGGCAGTGCTGGGAACACTCTGGAACTCTGTATTTGTTGGGGTAGTGTTATACGGAGTGTGTAAAGTGATCGGGGTCCAGATGGGTGGCGTCAACCTGCTTTCTTGCCTGCTGTTTGGTTCCATCTCCTCTGCTGTGGATCCAGTTGCAGTTCTTGCTGTTTTTGAGGAAATTCATATTAATGAGCTCCTTCACATTCTGGTTTTTGGAGAGTCGCTGCTTAATGATGCTGTTACTGTG GTATTGTACCACCTTTTGGAGGAGTTTGCAGGCAGAGACAAAGTGGAGTTCAGTGATGCACTACTGGGTGTGCTGAGTTTTCTGGTGGTGGCACTGGGGGGCATCATTGTGGGCGTGGTTTATGGCATCATGGCAGCTGTCACCTCTCGCTTTACTACACATTCACGTGTCATCGAGCCGCTTTTCGTGTTCCTCTACAGCTACCTGGCATACCTGTCGTCTGAGGTGTTCCATCTCTCAGGCATAGTGGC tctcaTTGCATGTGGTGTGGTCATGCGGCCCTACGTGGAGGCCAATATTTCCCACAAGTCCTACATCACTATAAAGTATTTTCTGAAAATGTGgagcagtgtgagtgagactctcatcttcatcttccttGGCGTTTCCACGGTAGCAGGACCGCACCACTGGAACTttgtcttcatcatcttcaccatcatcctcTGCCTCATCTCCCGTATACTGg gaGTGGTGGGACTGAGCTTCATCATGAATAAATTCCGCATGGTGAAGTTAACAGGTAAAGACCAGTTCATTGTGGCCTACGGTGGCCTGCGGGGAGCCATTGCTTTCTCACTGGCCTTCCTGCTCTCCAGTGAACACTTCCCAATGAAGAACATGTTCCTCACTTCCATCATCACACTCATCTTCTTTACAGTctttgttcag GGAATGACGATCCGCCCACTGGTGGAGCTTCTGGCAGTAAAGAAGAAAGGTCACACCAAGTTTACAATAAATGAGGAAATACATACACAG tttcttGACCATGTGCTGATAGGTATCGAGTGTATCTGTGGTATTTATGGACACCTTCACTGGAAAGACAA ACTGACCCGGTTTAATAAGCACTACATGAGGAAGTGGCTGATTTCAGGAGACAGGTCTAAGGAACCACAGCTCATCTCCTTCTATAATAAACTGGAGATTAAACAGGCACTCCAAGTGGCCGAGAGTGGAACTGCAGCCAGGTTAAAACCGTCACTGCCCCCTGCTGCATCATTAct GAATGTTCAGAGTGAGAGGAAGAACAAGATGAAGATCACAAAGGAACAAGAGGCAGCAATACGGAACATTCTTAGAGCAAACctacagaaaccacagcaaagg ATGCGTTCTTACAGTagacacacactgctgctggaGGAAGAAAAGGTGGAGTGGCGTGAGGTTTGGCTtcacagacagagagcacaGATGGAGCGGAGG ATGAGTCACTATTTGACTGTTCCGGCTAAAAGGAGCTCCCCCCCGATGAGGAGAGCAAACCACATCTTCA atGAACCGAGCAGGACTGCAGTCGATGACATCACCATCAGTACAGAGCTGTGCTCCACTTCTACAGACTTCGAGGTGCAGAAACCTCAAAATATAATCAACCAGGAAGTGAGCAAAAttgaggaggaagatgaggatgacTATGATTCTTCTCATGAGTGCATTGCTCCAGGAGTCAAGGAACACAAAACATAA
- the fabp10b gene encoding fatty acid-binding protein, liver produces MAVDFSGTWQMYEQGDPEEFLKSVSVPSVMGKMMREVKPLMIIKQTGDDFVVSVKTPLRTNTNSFTIGKENEFTTMTGEKTRATAKMVDGKIIIETEKVTHMREIQGQEMVETLRSGSVTLVRRYRRT; encoded by the exons ATGGCTGTGGATTTTAGTGGAACGTGGCAGATGTACGAGCAGGGAGACCCTGAGGAGTTTCtcaaatctgtgt ctgtaccAAGCGTAATGGGAAAGATGATGAGGGAAGTGAAGCCCTTAATGATTATAAAACAAACTGGTGATGACTTCGTGGTCTCCGTTAAAACGCCGTTGCGCACAAACACCAACTCCTTCACCATTGGGAAAGAGAATGAATTCACAACCATGACGGGAGAAAAGACCCGG GCTACAGCAAAAATGGTTGATGGGAAAATTAtcatagagacagagaaagtcACCCACATGCGTGAGATCCAGGGACAGGAAATGGTTGAG ACCCTCAGATCTGGCTCTGTAACCCTGGTCAGAAGATACAGGAGGACCTGA
- the LOC132857223 gene encoding gap junction alpha-9 protein-like — MGDWNFLGGILEEVHIHSTMVGKIWLTVLFIFRMLVLGVAAEDVWNDEQVDFICNTQQPGCRNVCYDCAFPVSLIRYWVLQVIFVSSPSLVYMGHAIYRLRALEKQRHCRKGALRRELEALESNLMEARRRVERELRQLEQGKLNKAPLRGSLLRTYIAHIITRLSLEVGFMLGQHILYGNHLEPLYRCDQDPCPNSVDCFVSRPTEKSMFMVFMQVIAAVSLFLSLLEIVHLGYKKVKRGIVDYFTHVKDDLDDYCGGKLKKNSVIQPVCVSQGRKATVPSAPTGGYMLLLEKKQANGPSLPALICSSSMFLQSGAKRGLDGQNEGKESVPSLTEHSSSCTNSPHEYKQLETENSTYPTLPPPDPTSCPTTSPSDACKMQRISSRVMEGNMKNESCNRSTGMHQYDFTAKHNKCQSKSQSVCDVSSDSRRSPALSPNRRTSLVSTVSSRRATDLQI, encoded by the exons ATGGGGGACTGGAACTTTCTGGGAGGAATCCTAGAGGAAGTTCATATCCACTCCACTATGGTGGGAAAGATCTGGCTCACTGTTCTCTTCATCTTCCGTATGCTTGTGCTTGGAGTCGCAGCTGAAGATGTGTGGAACGACGAGCAG GTCGACTTCATCTGCAATACTCAGCAGCCTGGCTGCAGAAACGTCTGCTACGACTGCGCCTTCCCTGTGTCCCTCATCCGCTACTGGGTGCTGCAG gtgATATTTGTCTCCTCACCGTCGCTCGTGTACATGGGACATGCGATCTACCGACTGCGCGCACTAGAGAAGCAGCGGCACTGCAGGAAAGGGGCACTGCGACGTGAGCTTGAGGCTCTGGAGTCGAACCTGATGGAGGCCCGTCGGCGTGTGGAGAGGGAACTGAGGCAGCTTGAGCAAGGAAAATTAAACAAAGCACCACTGAGAGGCTCGTTATTGCGCACTTACATTGCTCACATTATAACCCGACTGTCACTGGAGGTCGGATTCATGCTGGGTCAGCACATACTCTACGGAAACCATCTGGAGCCACTGTACAGATGCGATCAGGACCCATGTCCAAACTCAGTTGACTGCTTTGTGTCTCGGCCAACAGAAAAAAGCATGTTCATGGTATTTATGCAGGTCATTGCGGCTGTTTCACTGTTTCTCAGCCTGCTAGAAATTGTGCATCTGGGATACAAGAAAGTAAAAAGAGGAATTGTGGATTATTTCACTCATGTTAAGGACGATTTGGATGATTACTGTGGAGGCAAATTGAAAAAGAACTCTGTGATACAGCCGGTTTGTGTGAGCCAGGGACGCAAAGCCACTGTTCCATCTGCTCCAACTGGAGGATACATGCTcctgctggaaaaaaaacaagctaatgGCCCATCTTTACCCGCTCTTATTTGTTCTTCATCAATGTTCCTTCAGAGTGGGGCAAAAAGAGGTTTGGATGGGCAAAATGAGGGCAAAGAGAGTGTTCCGAGTTTAACTGAGCACTCAAGCAGTTGCACCAACTCTCCTCACGAATACAAACAGCTAGAGACTGAGAACTCCACATACCCAACACTTCCTCCCCCTGACCCAACTTCCTGTCCCACTACCTCTCCAAGCGATGCCTGTAAAATGCAGCGCATCAGCAGCAGGGTAATGGAGGGAAACATGAAAAACGAGTCTTGTAACCGTTCTACAGGAATGCATCAGTATGATTTTAcagcaaaacacaacaaatgtcAGTCTAAATCACAGTCAGTGTGTGACGTAAGCTCTGATTCACGCCGAAGCCCCGCCCTCTCACCAAACCGGCGTACCTCATTGGTCAGCACTGTAAGCAGCAGGAGAGCTACAGA